The genomic window TTGTACGCACGGTCGTCACACGGCCGGTACTCCAGCCAGCAGAGAGCGTATCGAGGCATAGCAACTCCTTCCATCCCAGAAATGTATATCAAGTGGGAGCCTCGAATTCCAGCAAGACCCCACACCGAGATGCAGTTTCCCACAACCGGCGTTCTTCTCTCTATCCGGCCGGAAGTGGCCCGGCAGGAGACACCCGCAGGGAGGAATGATCATTCCTCGAGAGGCCTCGGAATCCGGAAGCCGAGATGGTAAAAAGAAAAGTCCCGTCGTCACTCTCAGAACGCCCTCCATGGGATTCCAGGCTTCACTCCCGACAAAAACGGGAGGGGTCCCGGCAACATCCGGAACCCCTGTACCGTAAAGAACTTTTTGCTACTTCACCTGAGATATGGTGACATCATCGACATAGTAGGAGAGGGAACTGCTCTCCGCCTCCACATAGAAGACGAGTTCTTCCACCTTTGCCGACTGAACCTGGTACTCTCCCTTGAGCTCCACCCAGGTATTCGGCGCCACCGAGACCTCGGCGATACGGTCCCATCCCTTCTCCCCGTTGTAGATGCGCTCCATGGTGATGATGAGCTTCTTGGCAGACGCGGAGGTGTGGTACACCCACACGGAGAAGCTGTACTTCTTACCGGGCTGGAGCTTCTTGAGAAGGTCGATCTGCGTGCCGTGCCAGTTGGCGCTCCGGTTGGAGACATAGAGGCTGTACTTCCCGGAGTGGGCCGCAGCGTCCGAGATCGCTATCCTGGTCCCATCTCCTCGCGCCATCCAGTCTCCGGGTTTCTGGTCCTCGAAATCGTTCGAGACGATCACCATCTGTTGGGGGGAGGCCGGTGTCTCAGCCATCGTCACCTGCTGAGAAGCGCACCCTCCGAGAAGGAGCACGATAAGGAGCCAGCGGAATCCCATGAAACGTTTCATGTGGTACCTCCTCACAGAGCATCTTCCGGGGACAGCCCCGGCTTCGGGCGGGGGGTTGCATAGCAAAAACCGATATACAAAGATCCTTCAAAAGCCTGTCCCCACAACCCATCCTCTCGATTATACCACACCATGTTCATGTGTCAAGGGAAATAGCATCCTGACTAAAAATTTTTCTTTACATGTTTCGAAAGTCAATTTATAATTTCTCTGCAGAGTCGATCTGCAGCATACCCCATACCATGAGGAGGTTTCTATGAACAGTAAAAGACTATGGTTAGTGCTGCTCCTCGTAGCGCTGGCCACCCCGCTGACCGCTGGCGACTACAAGATCACCGCCACCATGGACCTGGGATTCGGAGTGGGGATTCCCGGCATCGCAAAGGATGGCTCCTCCACCGCAAAGCTCGACTGGTCGATCGTGAAGCTCGACGGTACTATCGACGAGTACAATTCGTATTCCCTCACGCTGGAGTACGACGACTGGTACGACACCGAGATCACCGCCACTTCGTTTCCATTCGACCTGGGCATCTCGGAGTTCTTCCTCACCACCGATATCCTGGGGCCTTTCGGGCTTTCCGATCTCCCCTTCACGCTCACACTCGTGAGCGGGTACGGTCCTCTGGCGGTGAGCGATCGCTACAGCAACCTCACCGGATGGAGCACCGGCCGCTGGAGCGGCTACGGGGTCGGTCACCTCTACAGCCGCTGGGACCGCTTCGGCGTACTCGACCTGAGGGTGGGACTCATGGGTGGTAAACTCACTCTCCGCTACGGGCTGTCGCCCATGATCAACCGGGTGGGGCCCGACGGTGAGGAGAAACGCATCCCCATGCTCGCCGAGATCACCTTCGGGGAGTTCGCCCTGGGGCTCGTCTCCCTCAAGGGCGATGTGAACTTCCGGGGTGAGGGATACCTCATGGCCGGAGGAGGAAGGCTCAACCTCAAGATGATGCTGGGTCCGGTGACGCTCGCGGGATTCCTGGGTGAGGACTACAAGACCAACACCGACACCAAAGAGGCGGACAACGCACTCTTCGTGGGCATCAAGCCCTCCCTCTACCTCTCAGGTCTCGGCACCGCGTATCTGGGCGCCTGGTACGGGCTTGCCACCACCATGCCCGCCGAGGGGGATACCACCAACGTGCACAAGCTCGCGGTCGATGGGGGGCTGAGCATCAGCGCCACCAAGACCACCATCTACGGCGGTGTGCGCTACGACGACCTCCTCGACACCGAGGACAACGGCGGCCAGTACGAGAGACAGATGTCCTATGAGTATGGCGTGAAGCAGGAGTTCGGTGCGGTTGCCATGTACCTGGGCTACAACTACACCCAGAACGGACAGGACATGTACGCGGCCCAGGGCACGGTGGGTGTGTTCACCAACGACGAGGGCGACAAGGTGGGCAACCTGTACATGAGGATAAAGTTCTACTGGTGAGAAAAAGGAACACACCAATAAGAGAGGGGAGGCGGGAGCCTCCCCTCTTCTTTCATACCCATTCTTTCATACCCATCATCAGGGACTTACTGAGTCACGGGAGAGATGTCGATTTCGTCCACGTAGAAGGTGATGGAAGGAGTAACGGATTCAATATACAAATCGGTGGGTTGTCCCTTCGTGGCACTCTCGAGCGAGAAATCCGCTTCGAGGAGTGTCCAGGCTCCGGAAGGCACCGTCTGCTGATAGAAGACCGAGTTATAAAACTCATTCGAACCATCAGAGGACTTCAACGTGAGGGTAAACTGTTGGTCGGATCCTGTCTCCTGATAGACCCACACTGCGTAGTGGTAGGACTGATCAGCCTGGATATAGTTCTCGATGTCATAGTACCACGCAGTCTTCCATCCTGCATCTCCGGTCGTAATTTTCAGGGAATAGGTGGTTCCCCCAGCTGCCTGCTCAGTGGATGCTTCCACGGTAGCACCACCATTCCCTTGCCATCCCTGAGTAGTGCCATCCTCAAAGTCCCATGAAATACCGGACAGTGGAGTAGGCGTGGGCGTGGGCTCAGCCCCTCCTCCTGCACCTGCTTCCTCACAGCCTGCGAGGAAGAGGACCACCATGACGCCCAGGATGATCCCGAGCACGCTCAACGCACGTTTCATGTCGTACCTCCCATGGGAAAGTTTTGTCTCAGTTCTTCGTGGAAGGGCAACGCCCAGATGTCACGAAGAACGGCCTGCACCTGTTCGAACGACCTGGTGCGGGGATCCCTCACCAGGATCTCCTCGAAGACACGGATGTCCCGGGAGAGGTAGGCCTCGAGGGCCCACTCCATGCGGAGGATGCGCGGCCAGAGGTACATCTTCTTGATGCGCGGGGTGAGGTCGGGCTCGATCCTCTCGGGGTGGAGTCCTTCTCCATCCACGCGTGCAGGTAGTTCCACCACCACATCGTCCGGAATACCCTCTATGACACCCCTGTTGGGCATGTTGAGCACGAGCCGCTGGGGCGTGCCGCACTCGAGGGCCTGGACGAAGGGTATCTGCTGTTCGCCGCTCCTCCTCTCCCTGGAGAAAAGGCGGGGCCACCGCTCGGTGAGCCGGATGGAGGGGTCGGCGGCCACCTCGGCCGCAAGCTCAAGCATCTTGCGCTTCCCCTCCCTCAGCTGCTCGTGGAACTTGGGCCGCTCCACCTCGTTGTCTATGCCCCCGAACCTCCCGTACCAGCGTTTCTTGGTGGCGAGGTCGTAGTTGTACTTCCAGGAGCCGTTCCGGCAGGTGTCCCCTATGGGGAGCATGCCGTAGAACCGGTACATGTCCATCACCGCAGGGCTCATCTGCACGTCCCAGGGGCTCCGCGACTCCCACGAGGGGCCCTTCTCCTCTATCCATCGATCCAACAGAGGATAGGCATCCTCCCCCCGGTGGCGCAGCCTGTTGAGCCATATCCCGTGGTTCACCCCCGCCACCTGCCAGTCCACCTCCTCGTACGGCAGCCCCAGCTGCTCGCACACCTCGTGGACCCCGCCGTGGCCGTGGCAGAACCCTACGGTCTTCACCGGCGTCTCGCGCGTGAGGAGCTGGGTGATCTCGAAGACCGGGTTTCCGGTCTGGAGGATCCAGCCCTCGGGGGCGTACTTCTCCATGGTCCGGGCCACGTTGAGGGCCAATGTGAGATCGTAGTAACTGCAGAAGACGTACGTATACGTGGAGACGAAGTTGAACTCCTGTGCGTCGATCCCCCGGTAGTAGCCGTGTCGCTCGGAGATCTCCACCACCTTCTCGTAGGCGGCGAACCCATCGGCCCCCTCGGGACGGGGATAGGCGAGGGCCGTGTTGATCACATAGTCCGCGCCTTCCACCGCCGCTTCGAGCGAAGTGGTGGCCTCGATCTTCACCGGGACCTCAAGCTCTTCCATGTACCTGCGGGCGAGGATCTCGGTGGCCTTGAGCCGTTCCTCGTTTATGTCCATGAGGCTCACCACAGGACCCTTTTTCGAAAGCTCCTCGGTCTTCGCCAGATCTCCTACAAGCTGGAGCGCATACCGAACGCTTCCTGCACCGACGATCGTAAGCTTCACACCATCTCCTTTCCCCGAAAACCATATGCGTGATACGATAGGTCATCCTATCGAGGGGACGACTTGTCAACAGATCGTCCTTCTCATTCGATTATACCATGCCCTTCTACGCTGTCAAGAAAAATAAACCCTCTTTAAAAATATCATTGGCTATTCGCCCACACGGCGGGTCCCGTTCCCTTCCCGCCATATTTGAACTATAACTATAGTATGGAAAAAGATGTCCTCATCCGTCTCCTCGAGCGTGAAGGAATACACGACCGGAGGATCCTCGACGCCATCGACAAGGTCCCACGAGAGGAGTTCGTGCCCCCTGCGCAACGACAGTACGCCTACGAGAACATCCCCCTCGAGATAGGCTGGGGACAGACGATAAGTCAGCCCTACACCGTTGCCTTCATGATCCAGCTCCTCGAGCTTCGACCCGGACTCAAAGTCCTGGAGGTAGGGGGAGGCTCGGGCTACAACGCCGCTGTCATGTGGGAGGTGATGGACCGCACGGGAGACCTGTACTCGATGGAGATCCACCCCGAGGTGTACCGGATGGGAAAGGCCAACCTCGAACGGACGGGGTACACCGAGATCAACTTCATGCTCGGTGACGGCTCGAAGGGGCTCCCGGAAGAGGCGCCCTTCGACCGCATCGTCGTGACAGCCGCAGCCGAGGAGACGCCTTCCACCCTGCTCTCGCAGCTCGGAGAGGGGGGAATCCTCGTCATCCCTGTACACGTGGGCGGGGGCACGTCGGTCATGACCCGCATCCTCCGCGAGGGCGGCGCGTTCCACACATCCACCCACGGCTACTTCAGGTTCGTGCCGCTCGTGACGCGGTGAGGCGGCCGACCGGGTTTACATTCCGCGCACATCGGCTATACTTGAGCCCCATGGTGCACGTCGATGACCGTTACAGGAGGGCACTCATCCTCTACCTCTCGCGGTGGGTGACGCCGAGGAGGTTCCGCAGGATGCAGGAGGTGGTGAAAGAGCGGACCCGATACGTAACCGTCGCCCTCGAAAACATCTACCATCCGCACAATGCCAATGCGGTCTTAAGGAGCGCAGAGGCCATGGGTCTACAGGATGTGCACATCGTGGAGGATGCCGTCCCCTTCACTCCGTCGAAAGGGGTGTCCATGGGCACCGCCCGGTGGCTCTCGCTCCATCGATACCGGGATCCTCGAATGGCGGTCAGCCGCCTCAGGGAGGAAGGCTACCGCATCATCGCCACCACCCCGCACCGCACCCCCACTCCCGTAGACGAGTTCGATGTCACACGGGGAAAGTGCGCGTTCTTCTTCGGAGGCGAGCTTCCGGGTCTCAGTGACGCCGTGCTCGAAGCGGCAGACGAATACCTCACCATCCCCATGTACGGGTTCGTGGAGAGCCTCAACATCTCGGTGACGGCAGGAATCGTGCTCCATAACGTGGTCCAGCGGCTCAGGAAGACCGATATCCCGTGGAAGCTCACGTCCTCCGAGCAGGAGGCCCTCCTCCTCTCGTGGTTGAGGAGACGGATCCCTCACCACAAGGAGCTCGAGGAAGTCTTCTGGAAAGACCCCTCCCCCTATCTGGAGGCACTCGCCTCTTCCGACGTCCTCGGGGACTCGACGCCGGAGGAAGCCTCGTCCTCCTGAAACGCGACCCGGGAGAGGATCGTGTAGCACCAGTAGAGCAGGGCGAGGGCCTCGGCCCGTCCTTCGGGGACGGGTGCCTCCTTCACGAGGTCTGCGAGTCTCCCGAGCACCGGGGTAAGCCGGGAGGTAGGCACCCCCGCGAGCACCTGCGACGTCCACGCACCGAGATCGGCGAACCTCCCCTCCTCCCACAAGGTGCGCAGATCCTTGCGTGCCTTCAAGAAGACATCGAGGTGACGCGCCTCGTCCAGAAGCAGGGAAAGTCCCGCCCCTTTCCTCCGGTTCTCCCTCTGATAGACAAGGGACAGAGGGGGTTCACCGTCCAACAAGTCGGCCAGGAGGGAGTGGTACGTCTGGAGAAACCCCTGCGACCGCCCCGACGGGATCTGGAAGAAGAGATCGAACTCTCGGGGCCCCATGAGGATCCAGGCGATGACATAGTTGAGGAGGCTCACCGGGTCCATGAACTCACGCTGTTCCCTCAAACGGTACTCCACCAGGGGGAGGAGCCCCTTCTCCCCGATCCGGGCGAGCGACTTGGCCGCGACCGAGGCGGGCCGCAGGTGATCGTTCCTGCAGACCTCCTCGAGGAGCTTTCGGGTCTCCTCTCCCGGATAGGCCCCCAGGGCGAAGAGGGCCTCCTCCCTCACGTAGGAATCGGGGTCGGCGGCTTCCTTGAGGATGTACGGCAAGAGCGAGGGCCGGGGATGCTCGAAGAGGGCGAGGAGGATCTGCTTCTTCTCGGGAGAGAAGGGAGAGAGGAGGAGGTCCCTGAGGGTCCTGTCCGCAAGCGGGCCGGGATCCTGGGTGATCCTGAAGAGGAGCACCTGCTTCTGCTGGGGGTCCTTCTCCTCCACGAGGGCATGGCTCGCGAGGAATACCCTGAGGTTGCGGGTGGAGAAGAGGATGGAAAGGACGTCCCGCACGCTCATCCCTCCTCCCTCCTCGAGTCCGGCCGCGAGGAAGACGAGGGTGAAAAGCCCCGCACCCATGGCGAGGAACACGAGGTCGAACCCGTCGGTCCCGGGCACGGTCCCGGAGAGGTCGGAAAGCACTCCCGCGAGGAAGCCGCTGCCCAGGGCGGTGAGCGCGGTGGAGGCCGTCATGAACGAGGAGAATCCTGCGGTGTTCCCGTCGGGGATCATCTGGATGCTGATCTTGCTCACGAAAAGCCCCACCACGCCCACGAAAAACTGAAACGCCATGCCGACGAGGAAAAACGCCCACACCGGTGCCGAGAGCGGCATGAACACGAAGAGGAGTACACACACCGCCGCCCCGGACGTACCGAGGATGAGGAGGGGACGAGCCCCCATCCTGTCGACGAACGGGATCATCAGCATCCCCGCGAGGGCCGAAACCACGAAGGAGGCAAGGGAATAGAGGAAGACCGTACCCTGCGAGAAGAGGAGGACCTTCCTCAGGAAAGGAACGATCATTCCCTGCAGGGTGAAGACGATGGAGGCCACCCATCTGATACTCGTCCTCCTCCGTACCTCCCTGCTGAATGCGTAGCGAGCGGCCTCCCACAACCCGGAGGTACCGGGAGGACGCTGGATCCGATCCCGGGAGGGGACCTGCCAGTAGTAGTACGCTGCGAGGGAGTTCATCACCACCCCGAGGCTGAGGAGGAAGAGGAGCTCATACGGGTGCGGGAACGGGAGGTAGGTGACGGCCACGAAACTGATGACCTGTGAGAGGGCCCCGGTGATCTGGAAACGGATATTGAGGGAGGAGATGAACTCACCCAGCTCGTGACTCGGAGCCACCCTCTTCTGGACCGTCTCCTGCATCGCGATCCCGACTATCCGGGCGACGCAGAAGAGGGTATAGAGCACGAGGATGAGGAGGACCGCCCCCCTTCCGGAAGTGAGGAGGAGGAACCAGTACCCGAGACCGGTGGCCCCCCGAATCCACCACGCCACCGCCCACACCTTCCCCATGGGAAGTCCCTCGAGAAGACGGGGGACGAAGAGGAGCGCGAGCCCCGCCACGTTGATCACGGAGGAGAGGTACCCGAGCTCCAGGTTGGTGGCGCCATAGGAGATGGCGAGCAACGAGATGACGGTGGACCCCAGGAAGGAGAAACCGAGACCGTTGAAGAGGGAGCCCTGCAGGTAGGCCCATCTCCCCTTCCTTCGTTCCTGGGGGGTGAGATACTGCGTCCTCATAGCTCAGCACTATACATCATTCGAATCACGTATACAATTGCAGGTGTGATCTGGTCTTGTACAAGAGACCGATTTATACGTATGCTGTACTCCCAGCCATGCGAAGACCGACAGGTGAAGGAGCGTGAGCGTGTCGATCTACAGGGTGCACATCCAGTGGAAGGACAAGGAGCTGGTGATAGAGGCCAGGAGTCTCGACCTCACCCACCCCTACTTCGTCTCGATCAAGGACATCCTCCTTCCCGAAGAGAGTTCCCTCATCATCAACCCTCAGGCCGACGAGGTGCGTAAACTCATCGGTGACGCCCACCACCTCATGTTCCCTTTCCAGAAGGTGACCCTCATCGAGGAACTCGACGAGAAGAAGACCCGCGGGCCTAAGATCAAGGCCTTCCCGGTCACGGGCGAGGGTGTGGACGAGGAGGACGGAGGACCGGGTGAAGGTCCCAAGGACGGCTGATCACGCACGCAACGAGAGGAGCCTCCTGATCCGCTCCTCGGTGGGCGGGTGTGAGAGGAAGAGCGAGTGCTCCCGCTCGAGTCGTCTGAGACTGCGGCCGAAGGGGAAGAGGGCCCCAAGGATGTCGTAGCGAGGGCTCGTGATGCGGTAGAGGGCCATCGCAAGCCCCTGGGGGTCTCCGGTGAGCTCCGCGGCGGTGAGGTCGGCCTGGAACTCGCGGGTGCGCTGGAGCGCGAGGGCGAGGAGCAGGCTCAGGATGGGCGAGGCCACCATGAAGAGGAAGAAACTCAAGGGTTGCACCTGACGGGCGAAGAGGAGGAAGGGGAAGAAGAAGAAGACGAGGAGGACCCATCCGGCCTGGGAGACCATCTCGGTGAACTGTCGAACGATCTCGACCATCCTGAAGAGGGTGAGGTCTCCGTTGCGGATGTGCGCGATCTCGTGCGCGAGTACGCCGGCGAGTTCGCGTGGGGGAAGTGAAGAGAGCAGGGTGTCGGTGACTACGATGACGGGCCGCTCCGCAGGGCCTGTGGTGAGGGCGTTCATGAGAGGCGAAGGGACGAGGTAGAGCTGAGGGACCTGGGGGATGCCCGCCCGTTCGGAGAGGAGGTCGAGGAGGCGATAGACCTCGGGGGCCTCCCAGCGGGAGAGCGGCCGCGCATTCGCCGGGATGAAGTAGGCGTCTCCCGACAGGCGTACCATGAGGTAGATGAGCCCTCCGATGAGGAAGAGTCCGAGTCCGGAGAGCCCCAAGATGGTGCGGGCCGAGAGGTAGAGGAGGACGGCGAGGAGGGCGAGGAGACCTGCACTCTTGAAAAAGAGGAGCATCTTTTCTCTTGCGACCATGTCCCTGGGCATCGTACGTCCTCCACTAGAGAAGATACCCATGGACCGTCCCATCGAACACCCCTTGCAGAGAAAAGGAACGGTCGGCACCATATCGAACAGATCCCTGTACGGAGGAGGACATGGAGATAGAGGTGAAGAGGCTCACAGAAGAGGAGATAGAACGGCGGGGGATCCGCTCGTGGCCTGTGTGGACCTGCGGGGTGGAGCGGTTCCCCTGGACGTACGAGAAGGACGAGGAGTGCCTCATCCTCGAAGGCCGGGTCATTGTGGAGACGTCCGATGGGAAGAAGGTGGAGATCAAGGCGGGCGACTTCGTGAAGTTTCCCAGAGGGCTCTCATGCGTGTGGGACGTAACGCATCCCATCAGGAAGCACTACTCCCTTGGATGATCAAGGCCGGGCTCCGGGCCCGGCCGTACGAGGTCAGCGCTTCTCCTGCTCCATGCGTCGCTTGATGCGCTCCCACTCGTCCTTGAGGGTGACGGTGCGGTTGAAGACGAGATGCCCGGGAGCGGAGTACCTGGAGTCGAGACAGAAGTACCCCTTCCTGAGAAACTGGTAGTGTTCTCCCGCCTTCGCGTCTTCGAGTGAGGGCTCGAGCACCGCATCTTCCAGTATCACGAGGGAATCGGGGTTGATGTAGTCCAGGAAGGTCTTCCCCTCCTCCACATCGGTGGGGTCCTCTTTGGTGAAGAGCCTGTCGTAGAGGCGGACCTGGGCCCTGAACCCATGGCGAGCCGAGACCCAGTGGAGGGTGGCTTTCACCTTCCGGTCGCTTCTCCGTCCTCCGCTCCTGGTCTCGGGATCATACGTACAGCGTATCTCTACGATGTTGCCCTGCTCGTCCTTCACCACCTCCTCGCACTTCACGATGTAGGCGTGCTTGAGCCGCACCTCCCTCCCGGGGGCGAGGCGGTAGTATTTCGGTGGCGGATCCTCCATGAAGTCCTCGCGCTCGATGTAGAGCTCACGACAGAAGGGAACGAGTCTGGTACCGGCGGAAGGATCCTCGGGGTTGTTCTCGGCCTCGAGCCATTCCACCTCGTCTTCCGGATAGTTGGTGATCACCAGCTTCACCGGCTCGAGCACGGCCATGCGTCGGGGCGCGGTCTTGTTGAGCTCCTCTCGGATCACGGCCTCGAGGAAGGCCATGTCCACCACGCTTTCGACCTTCGACACCCCTATGCGGTAGCAGAAGGTGCGGATGCTCGAAGGGGTGAACCCTCGACGCCTCAAGCCCGCGATGGTGGGGAGGCGGGGATCGTCCCACCCGTCGACGTAGCCTTCCTGCACGAGCTGGGTGAGGAGGCGTTTGCTCATCACGGTGTGGGTGAGGTTGAGACGGGCGAACTCTATCTGTTTGGGATGCGGGATGTCCGGGAGCTGGTCGAGGAACCAGTCGTAGAGCGGCCTGTGCACCTCGAACTCGAGGGTACAGATGGAGTGAGTGATGCCCTCGAAGGCGTCCTCGAGCCCGTGCGCCCAGTCGTAGGTGGGATAGATGCACCATCTGTCGCCCTGACGGTAGTGGGAGACCTTCTTGATACGGTACATCACAGGGTCACGAAGGTGCATGTTGGGAGAGGACATGTCGATCTTGGCCCGCAGGACGCATTCCCCCTCCTCGAACTCGCCCCTGCGCATCTTCTCGAAGAGCTCGAGGTTCTCCTCCACGCTCCGGTCGCGATACGGGCTCGGGATACCAGGTTCGGTGGGCACCCCTCGCATCCTGCTTATCTCCTCAGGGGTCGAATGATCCACGTAGGCCTTGCCCACTTTGATGAGCCGGACCGCGAGCTCGTACATGCGGTCGAAGTAGTCGGAGGCGAAGTAGAGCCTGTCCCCCCAGTCGAAGCCGAGCCAACGGACGTCCTCCATGATGGCCCGCACGTACTCCTCGGTCTCCTTCTCGGGATTGGTGTCGTCGAACCTGAGGTTGCAGGTGCCCCCGTACTTCTCGGCGAGGGAGAAGTTGAGGACGATGGACTTCGCATGGCCTATGTGGAGATAGCCGTTCGGCTCGGGGGGGAAGCGAGTACGGACCGTGGCACACCACCCGGTCTCCAGGTCCTTTCGGATGATGTCGTCTATGAAGTTGTCGGGGATGGTCTCTCGTCCGGGTTCTCGCGACATACCGGCTCCTTTGGGTGTGTGGTCTACGCACGCAAGACTAGCCCGAAGGTGAAGATATGGCAAGGGGAAGAGCGGCGTTGGTGGTAAACGAAAGAGATACCACTCGAGCGTACGGTATGGTATACTGTGCCGTTCTTCTTTACTGAGGAGGGGCTCATGTCAGAGATAGGGGGAGCGCGTACGCTCATCACGGGGGCGGCCTCCGGGTTCGGACGTCTCTTCGCAGTGAGGGTGGCGAGAGAAGGCGGACACCTGGTGCTCCTGGACAGGGACGCGGCGGGGCTCGAGGAGGCTGCGGCTTCGTGCAGGGGGTACGGGGTGAGGGTCTTTCCCTACGTGGTGGATCTCTCCTCTCGGGATGAGATCTTCCGTACGGCCGAGCGTATCAAGGCCGAGGCCGGGGCGGTGGACATCCTGGTGAACAACGCAGGGGTCGTGACGGGCACCTCGTTCCGGGAGGCGCCGGTGGAGAAGATCGAGGCCACGTTCGCGGTGAACACCCTGGCGCACTTCTGGCTGGTGAAGGCCTTTCTGGAGGAGATGATCGCCCGGAACCGGGGGCACATCGTGACGATCTCCTCTGCTGCGGGTATCATCGGGGTGCGGAGGCTCGCCGACTACTGCGCCTCGAAGTTCGCGGTGTTCGGATTCACCGAGGCCCTCCGTATGGAGTTCAAGAAGGAGGGGCTTCGCATCAAGACCACGATCGTGGCGCCCTACTATGCGAAGACCGGGATGTTCGAGGGCGTGAAGACCCGTGTCCCGTGGATGCTTCCCCTCCTCGAGCCCGAGTACGTGGTGGCACGGATCTTCAAGGCCATCAAGAAGAACAGGCCCCTCGTGGTACTGCCTCCGGTGGTGCGGAGTGTGTGGTTCTTCAGGCTCCTCGGGGTGCGGGTGCTCGATGCGATGGCCGATGTGCTCGGGGTGCATACCAGCATGGATACGTTCGTGGGAAGGAGGACCTCGTGAACAGGACGTACACGGTGTCCCGTGATCCGTATACCGGGGAGGAGTTGGGGAGGTTTCCGGTGCACACGAGCGAGGAGGTGCGCGAGGCGATCGCGCGGGCGCGGGAGGCCTCGCGGGTGTGGAGGTCGGTGCCGCCCCGGGAGCGGGCGCGGAGGCTCCTCAGGGTGCGGGAGGTGCTGGTGGAGGAGGGGGAGGCGATCGCCCTGGCGATAAGCCGCGAGAACGGGAAGGTGCCGACCGATGCGATGGCGACGGAGGTGTTTCCGGCGGCGGTGGCCCTCACCTACTACTGCAGGATGGCCCCGCGTTGGCTCAAGGACGAGCGGCCGGGGGGCGCGTCGGTGATCCTGGCGCACAAGCGGGTGCGGATCACCAGGGAGCCGTGGGGTGTGGTGGGGGTGATCTCTCCGTGGAACTACCCGTTCGCGATCCCGTTCTCCGAGGTGGTGTGCGCCCTCCTTGCGGGTAACGGGGTGGTGC from Spirochaeta thermophila DSM 6192 includes these protein-coding regions:
- a CDS encoding carbohydrate binding domain-containing protein; this translates as MKRFMGFRWLLIVLLLGGCASQQVTMAETPASPQQMVIVSNDFEDQKPGDWMARGDGTRIAISDAAAHSGKYSLYVSNRSANWHGTQIDLLKKLQPGKKYSFSVWVYHTSASAKKLIITMERIYNGEKGWDRIAEVSVAPNTWVELKGEYQVQSAKVEELVFYVEAESSSLSYYVDDVTISQVK
- a CDS encoding carbohydrate binding domain-containing protein, yielding MKRALSVLGIILGVMVVLFLAGCEEAGAGGGAEPTPTPTPLSGISWDFEDGTTQGWQGNGGATVEASTEQAAGGTTYSLKITTGDAGWKTAWYYDIENYIQADQSYHYAVWVYQETGSDQQFTLTLKSSDGSNEFYNSVFYQQTVPSGAWTLLEADFSLESATKGQPTDLYIESVTPSITFYVDEIDISPVTQ
- the aglA gene encoding alpha-glucosidase AglA, which translates into the protein MKLTIVGAGSVRYALQLVGDLAKTEELSKKGPVVSLMDINEERLKATEILARRYMEELEVPVKIEATTSLEAAVEGADYVINTALAYPRPEGADGFAAYEKVVEISERHGYYRGIDAQEFNFVSTYTYVFCSYYDLTLALNVARTMEKYAPEGWILQTGNPVFEITQLLTRETPVKTVGFCHGHGGVHEVCEQLGLPYEEVDWQVAGVNHGIWLNRLRHRGEDAYPLLDRWIEEKGPSWESRSPWDVQMSPAVMDMYRFYGMLPIGDTCRNGSWKYNYDLATKKRWYGRFGGIDNEVERPKFHEQLREGKRKMLELAAEVAADPSIRLTERWPRLFSRERRSGEQQIPFVQALECGTPQRLVLNMPNRGVIEGIPDDVVVELPARVDGEGLHPERIEPDLTPRIKKMYLWPRILRMEWALEAYLSRDIRVFEEILVRDPRTRSFEQVQAVLRDIWALPFHEELRQNFPMGGTT
- a CDS encoding protein-L-isoaspartate(D-aspartate) O-methyltransferase, which produces MEKDVLIRLLEREGIHDRRILDAIDKVPREEFVPPAQRQYAYENIPLEIGWGQTISQPYTVAFMIQLLELRPGLKVLEVGGGSGYNAAVMWEVMDRTGDLYSMEIHPEVYRMGKANLERTGYTEINFMLGDGSKGLPEEAPFDRIVVTAAAEETPSTLLSQLGEGGILVIPVHVGGGTSVMTRILREGGAFHTSTHGYFRFVPLVTR
- a CDS encoding TrmH family RNA methyltransferase, producing the protein MVHVDDRYRRALILYLSRWVTPRRFRRMQEVVKERTRYVTVALENIYHPHNANAVLRSAEAMGLQDVHIVEDAVPFTPSKGVSMGTARWLSLHRYRDPRMAVSRLREEGYRIIATTPHRTPTPVDEFDVTRGKCAFFFGGELPGLSDAVLEAADEYLTIPMYGFVESLNISVTAGIVLHNVVQRLRKTDIPWKLTSSEQEALLLSWLRRRIPHHKELEEVFWKDPSPYLEALASSDVLGDSTPEEASSS
- a CDS encoding MFS transporter produces the protein MRTQYLTPQERRKGRWAYLQGSLFNGLGFSFLGSTVISLLAISYGATNLELGYLSSVINVAGLALLFVPRLLEGLPMGKVWAVAWWIRGATGLGYWFLLLTSGRGAVLLILVLYTLFCVARIVGIAMQETVQKRVAPSHELGEFISSLNIRFQITGALSQVISFVAVTYLPFPHPYELLFLLSLGVVMNSLAAYYYWQVPSRDRIQRPPGTSGLWEAARYAFSREVRRRTSIRWVASIVFTLQGMIVPFLRKVLLFSQGTVFLYSLASFVVSALAGMLMIPFVDRMGARPLLILGTSGAAVCVLLFVFMPLSAPVWAFFLVGMAFQFFVGVVGLFVSKISIQMIPDGNTAGFSSFMTASTALTALGSGFLAGVLSDLSGTVPGTDGFDLVFLAMGAGLFTLVFLAAGLEEGGGMSVRDVLSILFSTRNLRVFLASHALVEEKDPQQKQVLLFRITQDPGPLADRTLRDLLLSPFSPEKKQILLALFEHPRPSLLPYILKEAADPDSYVREEALFALGAYPGEETRKLLEEVCRNDHLRPASVAAKSLARIGEKGLLPLVEYRLREQREFMDPVSLLNYVIAWILMGPREFDLFFQIPSGRSQGFLQTYHSLLADLLDGEPPLSLVYQRENRRKGAGLSLLLDEARHLDVFLKARKDLRTLWEEGRFADLGAWTSQVLAGVPTSRLTPVLGRLADLVKEAPVPEGRAEALALLYWCYTILSRVAFQEDEASSGVESPRTSEEASASR
- a CDS encoding DUF1820 family protein, yielding MSIYRVHIQWKDKELVIEARSLDLTHPYFVSIKDILLPEESSLIINPQADEVRKLIGDAHHLMFPFQKVTLIEELDEKKTRGPKIKAFPVTGEGVDEEDGGPGEGPKDG
- a CDS encoding zinc metalloprotease HtpX — translated: MPRDMVAREKMLLFFKSAGLLALLAVLLYLSARTILGLSGLGLFLIGGLIYLMVRLSGDAYFIPANARPLSRWEAPEVYRLLDLLSERAGIPQVPQLYLVPSPLMNALTTGPAERPVIVVTDTLLSSLPPRELAGVLAHEIAHIRNGDLTLFRMVEIVRQFTEMVSQAGWVLLVFFFFPFLLFARQVQPLSFFLFMVASPILSLLLALALQRTREFQADLTAAELTGDPQGLAMALYRITSPRYDILGALFPFGRSLRRLEREHSLFLSHPPTEERIRRLLSLRA